The following coding sequences are from one Novosphingobium sp. KACC 22771 window:
- a CDS encoding ZIP family metal transporter has protein sequence MAPWLPYALGATACLSTYIGGRLAMRFGQRRDILFGLTGGMVIGLALLDLLPEALEHGGAAKGGEAIFLTLAAGMALYLLLHRLPQAGSAGRVSLILHSMMDGLGIGLAFQLSDATGWLVAVAVLAHDMADGANMVGLSALSAQPRTMHRWLLGNAAAPLAGVMLGQALRIDFAQLSLLLALFAGGFLYIGASELLPRSRVGASGPAGGVASLLGLGLMACVIHLAG, from the coding sequence ATGGCTCCGTGGCTTCCTTACGCTCTTGGCGCGACAGCATGCCTGTCGACCTATATCGGTGGCCGGCTGGCGATGCGCTTTGGACAGCGCCGCGACATATTGTTCGGACTGACCGGCGGCATGGTCATCGGCCTCGCGCTGCTCGACCTGTTGCCCGAAGCGCTTGAGCACGGTGGTGCGGCGAAGGGCGGCGAAGCGATCTTCCTGACGCTGGCGGCGGGAATGGCGCTCTACCTGCTGCTCCATCGCCTGCCGCAAGCAGGATCGGCGGGCCGGGTGAGCCTGATCCTGCATAGCATGATGGACGGGCTTGGTATCGGTCTTGCATTTCAATTGTCCGACGCGACGGGCTGGCTGGTCGCTGTCGCTGTGTTGGCGCACGACATGGCCGATGGCGCCAACATGGTTGGCCTATCGGCGCTATCGGCGCAGCCGCGCACCATGCATCGCTGGCTGCTCGGCAATGCCGCCGCGCCGCTCGCCGGTGTGATGCTGGGGCAGGCATTGCGGATCGACTTCGCACAGCTCTCGCTGCTGCTGGCGCTGTTCGCCGGAGGATTCCTGTATATCGGCGCGTCCGAGTTGCTGCCGCGCAGTCGCGTCGGCGCGTCCGGTCCCGCCGGTGGCGTCGCCAGCCTGCTCGGCCTCGGCCTCATGGCCTGCGTGATCCACCTTGCCGGATGA
- a CDS encoding acid phosphatase, protein MKKFLFTTAAGMVLVSAAFAAEHAGPSGYLSPGAFDVLAVLPPAPKPRDARAAADRAIFRATRALRGTPRWDMATNDVKLSPADVMRDYSCAAGVSLTPENAPKTVALVQRAAFDTTRATGITKNFYKRERPFRYDAGATCQPRSELTGSYDYPSGHTTLGWTWAMLLAKLAPDRATPVLARGRAFGESRIVCGVHNASAVEAGRLSATATLAALDQVPAFRDDFAAAQAEIGALRADPAKPRPDAAQCRAEAALVAQPIF, encoded by the coding sequence ATGAAGAAATTCCTGTTCACCACCGCTGCGGGCATGGTTCTCGTATCCGCAGCCTTCGCGGCGGAGCATGCGGGGCCATCAGGCTATCTGTCACCTGGCGCATTCGACGTGCTGGCGGTGCTTCCGCCCGCACCCAAACCGCGCGACGCGCGCGCCGCCGCCGACCGCGCGATCTTTCGCGCCACCCGCGCACTTCGGGGGACGCCGCGCTGGGACATGGCGACAAACGACGTGAAACTGTCGCCCGCGGATGTGATGCGCGATTACAGCTGTGCGGCCGGGGTCAGCCTGACACCGGAGAATGCCCCCAAGACCGTAGCGCTCGTCCAGCGCGCCGCCTTCGATACGACGCGCGCAACCGGCATCACAAAGAATTTCTACAAGCGCGAACGCCCTTTCCGCTATGATGCGGGGGCAACCTGTCAGCCGCGCTCGGAACTGACCGGCAGCTATGATTACCCATCCGGACACACCACGCTCGGATGGACTTGGGCAATGCTACTGGCCAAGCTCGCACCCGACCGGGCAACACCGGTTCTGGCACGGGGCCGCGCGTTCGGGGAAAGCCGGATCGTCTGCGGCGTTCATAACGCCAGTGCGGTCGAAGCAGGACGCTTGTCGGCGACTGCGACGCTGGCCGCGCTCGATCAGGTGCCCGCCTTCAGGGACGACTTTGCCGCCGCGCAGGCGGAAATCGGGGCATTACGCGCCGATCCCGCAAAGCCTCGCCCGGACGCCGCGCAATGCCGTGCCGAGGCCGCTCTCGTGGCGCAGCCGATCTTTTGA
- a CDS encoding ABC1 kinase family protein, with the protein MIKTLLIAGRDRNRLGEILHVASRFGLGVILQRFGIERPADVGEADPDADTTSLARRTRLALEELGPTFVKLGQILATRGDLLPAEWIAELEQLHSRAPTLAFEDLRPAVEDALGQPPETAFAWFDPAPLAAASMAQVHRATLPDGREVVLKIRRPGIRPRMEADLRLIAQLAAIVEGASAEARRFAPTAMMRQLAEAISEELDFTTEGRNADRLRADFAQEPRVVVPVIHWAWTSETLLVMDYINGVPPRNRTALRAAGIDPAAIAALGADMVLDMVLVNGRFHGDPHPGNLLCLPGNRIALLDMGMIGHVSPRRREEFISFVQALNAGDPAQLADVLAIWSAGSGTPRVRIKAAAERLIIRHGGGRLVLSDMMADFLPLLRNEGMTMPADLLLIFKALVTVDGVLSSIEPEFDLSAAVHRSSLRIFAARLAPDHWSPTLQALAWELVKIGDDAPRLLRAAIRRLEVVPAEATADNAQADAILAAGRWIAAAIIAGSLLFAGVRLFA; encoded by the coding sequence ATGATCAAGACGTTGCTCATCGCCGGTCGCGACCGGAACCGCCTCGGAGAAATCCTCCACGTTGCGTCCCGTTTCGGCCTCGGCGTCATCCTTCAGCGGTTTGGGATCGAAAGGCCCGCAGATGTCGGAGAGGCGGATCCCGACGCAGACACCACATCGCTGGCGAGGCGGACACGGCTGGCGCTGGAGGAACTCGGTCCGACCTTCGTCAAACTTGGGCAAATCCTGGCGACGCGCGGGGATCTGCTACCTGCGGAGTGGATCGCCGAACTAGAGCAACTGCACAGCCGGGCACCTACCCTGGCATTCGAAGACTTACGACCCGCTGTCGAAGACGCACTCGGCCAACCGCCGGAGACCGCCTTCGCCTGGTTCGATCCCGCGCCCCTCGCGGCCGCTTCGATGGCGCAGGTCCATCGCGCTACTCTGCCCGACGGGCGCGAGGTGGTGCTGAAAATCCGACGTCCCGGCATTCGGCCGCGGATGGAAGCAGACTTGCGCCTCATTGCCCAATTGGCGGCGATCGTGGAGGGCGCGAGTGCGGAGGCGCGCCGTTTCGCGCCTACCGCCATGATGCGACAGCTTGCGGAGGCCATATCAGAGGAACTGGATTTCACGACCGAGGGTCGAAACGCCGATCGGCTGCGCGCGGACTTTGCGCAGGAACCTCGCGTGGTTGTCCCGGTCATTCACTGGGCCTGGACGTCAGAGACATTGCTGGTGATGGACTATATCAACGGAGTGCCTCCCCGAAACCGCACGGCGTTGCGCGCCGCTGGAATTGATCCCGCTGCGATCGCGGCGCTTGGTGCCGACATGGTTCTCGACATGGTTCTGGTAAACGGCCGATTCCACGGCGACCCCCATCCCGGCAACCTGCTATGCCTGCCCGGTAATCGGATCGCGCTGCTTGATATGGGTATGATCGGCCACGTATCACCGCGTCGGCGAGAGGAGTTTATTAGCTTCGTCCAAGCCCTGAACGCTGGCGACCCCGCGCAACTGGCCGACGTTCTCGCGATTTGGTCTGCGGGTAGCGGCACGCCGCGCGTGCGGATTAAGGCTGCAGCCGAACGTCTGATTATCCGGCATGGCGGTGGGCGATTGGTATTGAGCGACATGATGGCCGATTTCCTGCCGCTTCTGCGGAACGAAGGCATGACGATGCCCGCCGACCTCCTGCTGATCTTCAAGGCGCTGGTCACCGTCGATGGCGTGCTGTCGAGCATCGAGCCCGAATTTGATCTTTCGGCCGCCGTACATCGATCCTCGCTCAGGATATTTGCGGCGAGGCTGGCGCCCGATCATTGGTCACCGACGCTGCAGGCACTGGCGTGGGAACTCGTCAAGATCGGTGACGATGCCCCGCGGTTGCTGCGCGCGGCGATACGCCGTCTCGAGGTCGTGCCCGCAGAAGCCACGGCAGATAATGCTCAGGCCGACGCCATCTTGGCCGCCGGACGCTGGATAGCCGCTGCAATCATCGCCGGATCGCTGCTGTTTGCTGGCGTGCGCCTCTTCGCATAG
- a CDS encoding HvfC/BufC N-terminal domain-containing protein, whose translation MRLSEIQGAFLDWLASGEDAAMRRLPLAKGADRGLGVYQNNYRAALMACLADSFPQTLLWLGEGPFEAAAARHIERVPPDSWTLDDYASGFPASLAEDYPYDPEVAELARIELVLSQVFVAADAAPLDPGAMGAIDWDHARLQTVPALSILSLHSNAEDIWIALANETPPPAVRWGKEARSVLIWRQGFLCRLRSLDSDEAGLLEYLSRDASAFADLCKIAVAHWGEQTGIARIGQYLAQWVADGLVR comes from the coding sequence ATGCGCCTGAGCGAGATACAGGGCGCGTTTCTCGACTGGCTGGCCAGTGGCGAGGACGCGGCGATGCGCCGCCTTCCTCTGGCAAAAGGGGCGGATCGCGGGCTGGGCGTCTATCAAAACAATTATCGCGCCGCGCTGATGGCCTGTCTGGCCGACAGTTTCCCGCAAACACTGCTCTGGCTGGGCGAGGGGCCTTTTGAGGCCGCAGCCGCCCGCCATATTGAGCGCGTTCCACCCGATAGCTGGACGCTCGATGATTACGCCTCGGGCTTTCCGGCCAGTCTTGCGGAAGATTATCCTTATGATCCCGAAGTGGCGGAGCTTGCCCGGATTGAACTGGTGCTTTCGCAGGTCTTTGTCGCCGCCGATGCTGCGCCGCTCGACCCCGGAGCGATGGGCGCGATCGATTGGGATCACGCAAGGTTGCAGACCGTTCCGGCGCTCTCGATCCTCTCGCTTCATTCCAATGCAGAGGATATCTGGATCGCTTTGGCCAATGAGACGCCTCCTCCGGCGGTGCGGTGGGGGAAGGAGGCACGCTCGGTGTTGATCTGGCGGCAGGGGTTCCTATGCCGATTGCGCAGTCTCGACAGCGATGAAGCCGGGCTGCTGGAATATTTGTCGCGCGATGCCTCTGCCTTTGCCGACCTGTGCAAGATCGCCGTGGCCCATTGGGGCGAACAGACGGGCATCGCGCGCATCGGGCAATATTTGGCGCAATGGGTGGCCGATGGGCTGGTACGATAG
- the bufB gene encoding MNIO family bufferin maturase, whose protein sequence is METRVPVDFVEVISENFMVPGGRPRDILRRVRQDYPVALHGVSMSVGSADGLRLDYLLRLKALIAEIEPFILSDHLCWTRHGAHNSHDLLPLPYTREALDVVCANVGKAQDVLGREMLIENPSSYIAFADNDMGEWDFLAELTRRTGCGLLLDVNNIHVSATNHGFSSADYLAGIPFASVDQIHLAGHTQGQHCLIDTHDRPVPDPVWALLRDALARAPRAAVMIERDDAIPPLPELLAELALARDIASQVVASCA, encoded by the coding sequence CTGGAAACCCGTGTCCCGGTCGATTTTGTCGAGGTGATCTCGGAGAATTTCATGGTGCCGGGCGGGCGCCCGCGCGACATTCTGCGCCGGGTCAGGCAGGACTATCCGGTGGCGCTACACGGCGTTTCCATGTCGGTGGGTTCGGCCGACGGGCTGCGGCTGGACTATCTGCTGCGGCTCAAGGCCCTGATCGCGGAAATCGAGCCTTTCATCCTCTCGGATCACCTGTGCTGGACCCGCCATGGCGCGCATAATTCCCATGATCTCTTGCCTTTGCCTTATACGCGTGAAGCTCTGGATGTGGTGTGCGCCAATGTGGGCAAGGCGCAGGATGTGCTGGGGCGCGAGATGCTGATTGAAAACCCGTCGAGCTATATCGCCTTTGCCGATAATGACATGGGCGAATGGGATTTTCTGGCCGAACTGACGCGCCGGACCGGTTGCGGTCTGCTGCTGGACGTGAACAATATACACGTCAGCGCGACCAACCACGGGTTTTCCAGCGCGGATTATCTGGCGGGGATCCCCTTCGCCTCGGTGGACCAGATCCATCTGGCCGGGCACACACAGGGCCAGCATTGCCTGATCGACACGCATGATCGGCCGGTGCCCGATCCGGTCTGGGCGCTGCTGCGCGATGCTTTGGCCCGCGCGCCGCGAGCGGCGGTGATGATCGAGCGCGACGATGCCATCCCGCCTTTGCCTGAATTGCTGGCCGAACTGGCCCTTGCGCGCGATATTGCATCGCAGGTAGTGGCCTCATGCGCCTGA
- a CDS encoding cation:proton antiporter domain-containing protein, giving the protein MRLALVMAGRIVSVGIPLALMRRMIDMGPLALPTLVWGGLRGGISVALALSLPDSPIRSAILAATYIVVLFAVIVQGGSIGALIERIKAHHGVTGVTVH; this is encoded by the coding sequence ATGCGGCTTGCGCTGGTCATGGCCGGGCGGATCGTGTCGGTGGGCATTCCACTGGCGCTGATGCGGCGGATGATCGACATGGGGCCGCTGGCCCTGCCCACGCTGGTGTGGGGCGGCTTGCGCGGGGGCATCTCGGTGGCGCTGGCGCTATCCCTGCCCGACAGCCCAATCCGCAGCGCCATTCTGGCGGCCACCTATATCGTCGTCCTGTTTGCGGTTATCGTTCAGGGCGGCAGCATCGGCGCGCTGATCGAGCGGATCAAGGCGCACCATGGCGTGACGGGAGTGACGGTTCATTGA
- a CDS encoding DUF389 domain-containing protein produces the protein MRHWHHILRRWRVKLAHLVLLPEMNEEDGAAIRQQVEDDGRLTRGFALMCGIAAGIAMLGLLQSSTAVVIGAMLVSPLMGPIAALGFGFAALDGHRIRDAAKVVMVGAAIGIITGILITMASPIRNATPEIIARTQPTLLDLVVALLSGLAGGYATVMKKGGTAIGVSIATALMPPLTTVGYGLAVWQPAFALGALLLFLTNLSAIAFAFALVARLSGAALPEKQVDWSPRYVLAGLSAFAILAVPLGLTLSQVSREAGLRKTARAAIAEATDGANSRIAQLDVSWPLLGDPEVSALVVTSHYAGDAEQVLRKALAAAGAAKVTVKLQQVLAADLPAQTQAMVDAAMERTAAGIAADVPPFARIRAAIGLPTSALWVNRSERMVFAAPVAAPGWALADYRQIEEAATQAAQGWRVAIVPPAGAELTVALDGAKEDASAITPDLAIWAVQRWGLNRVIVVGREEEVSPLVQQLQQAGIAASVIPPDPQGKPQQAKLRLSAPPSAIAQPETVPGSARTNGA, from the coding sequence TTGAGGCACTGGCATCACATTTTGCGGCGCTGGCGGGTCAAGCTGGCCCATCTGGTCCTGCTGCCCGAAATGAACGAGGAAGATGGGGCAGCAATCCGCCAGCAGGTCGAGGATGACGGCAGGCTGACGCGCGGCTTTGCGCTGATGTGCGGCATTGCGGCGGGCATTGCCATGCTGGGCCTGCTGCAATCCTCAACGGCGGTGGTGATCGGGGCGATGCTGGTTTCGCCGTTGATGGGGCCGATTGCGGCGCTGGGTTTCGGCTTTGCCGCGCTGGACGGGCATCGCATCCGCGATGCGGCCAAGGTGGTGATGGTGGGCGCGGCCATCGGCATCATAACGGGCATCCTCATCACAATGGCCAGCCCGATCCGCAATGCCACGCCGGAAATCATCGCGCGGACCCAGCCCACGCTGCTTGATCTGGTGGTGGCGCTGCTATCCGGGCTGGCGGGCGGCTATGCAACGGTGATGAAAAAGGGCGGGACGGCGATCGGCGTGTCGATCGCCACCGCGCTGATGCCGCCGCTGACCACGGTGGGCTATGGGCTGGCGGTGTGGCAGCCTGCTTTTGCATTAGGCGCGCTGCTGCTGTTTCTCACCAATCTGTCGGCCATCGCCTTTGCCTTTGCGCTGGTGGCGCGGCTGAGCGGCGCGGCGCTGCCCGAAAAGCAGGTCGACTGGTCGCCGCGCTATGTGCTGGCCGGGTTGAGCGCCTTTGCCATTCTGGCGGTTCCGCTGGGCCTGACCCTCTCGCAGGTCAGCCGCGAGGCCGGTTTGCGCAAGACCGCCCGCGCCGCCATTGCCGAGGCCACGGACGGCGCCAACAGCCGGATTGCCCAGCTTGACGTATCCTGGCCGCTGCTGGGCGATCCGGAGGTCAGCGCTCTGGTCGTCACCTCACACTATGCCGGTGATGCCGAGCAGGTCTTGCGCAAGGCGCTGGCGGCAGCGGGTGCGGCCAAGGTTACCGTCAAGCTGCAACAGGTGCTGGCCGCCGACCTGCCCGCCCAAACGCAGGCGATGGTCGATGCCGCGATGGAGCGCACCGCCGCAGGCATTGCCGCCGATGTGCCGCCCTTTGCCCGCATTCGCGCCGCCATCGGGCTGCCGACCTCCGCGCTCTGGGTCAATCGGTCCGAACGCATGGTATTTGCCGCGCCGGTCGCCGCGCCCGGCTGGGCGCTGGCTGATTATCGCCAGATCGAAGAAGCCGCGACGCAGGCCGCGCAAGGCTGGCGCGTGGCCATCGTGCCGCCCGCTGGCGCGGAGCTGACGGTCGCTCTGGATGGCGCAAAGGAAGATGCCAGTGCCATCACGCCCGATCTGGCGATCTGGGCCGTGCAACGCTGGGGGCTGAACCGGGTGATCGTAGTAGGGCGGGAGGAGGAGGTCAGCCCCCTCGTTCAGCAATTGCAACAGGCGGGCATTGCCGCATCCGTCATTCCGCCAGATCCCCAAGGCAAGCCGCAACAAGCCAAGTTGCGTTTGTCCGCTCCTCCCTCCGCTATCGCTCAGCCTGAGACGGTGCCGGGTTCAGCGCGCACCAACGGAGCGTGA
- the alr gene encoding alanine racemase, which yields MQRRTFLRAGGGALGLVAAQAVGAPVLSPGNFGLTAASASRRNGWIEVDARAFEANVQAVRQLLGNVGLCAVMKADAYGNGIGLLMPSIRKLGITEVAITANDEARVARALGYRGRLLRIRAAAPGEMEDGFAFGIEEIIANVEAAQWLAAMWRKRDGHKPLPVQLALNSGGMSRNGLELSSPWGKADAQTLLGIGGLSVRGVMTHYPSETAEDILAQLARFEQDIGWLQAEGLIGKSVIRHTANSFATLEHPATRLDMVRVGGLLYGDPGSVKTDRFAQTMTIKSRVAAVNHFPAGQTVNYDRTYRLERESWLANIPLGYSDGYRRAFSHSNRPEFASEATNRTEVLIAGRRFPLVGRVTMNTLVADVTGFQNAIALGDEVVLFGAQGLERITQGEFERNSASYGPEMLTVLGATLPRVLSR from the coding sequence ATGCAGCGCCGGACCTTCCTCCGGGCCGGTGGCGGAGCGCTGGGCCTTGTCGCGGCGCAGGCCGTTGGCGCACCGGTCCTCTCGCCAGGCAACTTTGGCCTGACCGCCGCATCGGCATCCCGCCGCAACGGCTGGATCGAGGTCGACGCCCGGGCGTTCGAGGCGAACGTGCAGGCTGTGCGACAACTTCTGGGCAATGTCGGCCTCTGCGCGGTGATGAAGGCCGATGCCTATGGCAATGGCATCGGCCTGCTCATGCCGTCAATCCGCAAGCTCGGCATCACGGAAGTGGCGATCACCGCCAACGACGAGGCGCGGGTGGCACGGGCGCTGGGCTATCGCGGACGCCTTCTGCGCATCCGCGCCGCCGCGCCCGGTGAGATGGAAGATGGCTTTGCCTTCGGGATCGAGGAGATCATCGCCAACGTTGAAGCGGCACAGTGGCTGGCCGCGATGTGGCGCAAGCGCGACGGGCACAAGCCTCTGCCGGTGCAACTCGCGCTCAATTCCGGGGGCATGTCGCGCAACGGACTGGAGCTGTCGAGTCCTTGGGGCAAGGCCGACGCCCAGACTTTGCTGGGCATCGGCGGCCTGTCGGTTCGCGGCGTGATGACCCATTACCCAAGCGAGACGGCCGAGGACATCCTCGCCCAGCTGGCCCGCTTCGAGCAAGACATTGGCTGGTTGCAGGCCGAAGGGCTGATCGGCAAGAGCGTGATCCGGCACACGGCCAATTCCTTTGCCACGCTCGAACATCCGGCAACGCGGCTCGACATGGTGCGGGTCGGCGGGCTGCTCTATGGAGATCCCGGCAGCGTCAAGACAGACCGCTTTGCGCAGACGATGACGATCAAGTCACGCGTGGCGGCGGTGAACCATTTCCCCGCCGGACAGACCGTCAACTACGACCGCACCTACCGGCTTGAGCGCGAAAGCTGGCTTGCCAACATTCCGCTGGGCTATTCGGACGGATACCGCCGCGCCTTCAGTCATTCCAATCGCCCCGAGTTCGCCAGCGAGGCGACAAACCGAACCGAAGTGTTGATCGCAGGACGGCGCTTTCCGCTGGTCGGCAGGGTAACGATGAACACGCTGGTGGCCGACGTCACCGGCTTTCAAAATGCGATTGCCCTTGGAGACGAGGTCGTCCTGTTCGGTGCCCAAGGGCTTGAGCGGATCACGCAGGGTGAGTTTGAACGCAACAGCGCGTCCTATGGCCCCGAAATGCTCACGGTGCTCGGCGCTACTCTGCCGCGGGTGTTGTCGCGCTAA
- a CDS encoding N-acyl-D-amino-acid deacylase family protein: MRKLVLMLAVGLFASVSAQASTLVIGAMVIDGTGAPGRKTAVRIDGDRILAVGPLKPRKSETVIDAHGLVLAPGFIDAHSHHDRGDYSDPAMPPVVAQGVTTIVIGQDGESDAPFAEVAAKFRMHPAAINVASYTGHGLLRERVMGTDYKRYATPAEVAAMQKLLAADMAAGSLGLSTGLEYDPGIYSAHEEVLALARTAAAAGGRYISHMRNEDVAFDAALDELLDIGLKTGIPVQVSHIKLGVVDKWGTAKDVLAKLDAARAHGIDVTADVYPYEYWQSTLTVLFPNRDYTDIEAARFALAHLTTPQGMLLGFYAPDPSLVGKTIADVAMMRGEEPAKTYLWLIQTAEAWRATHPDGGRAEAVIGTAMDPRDVADFIAWDFSVICSDGAIGSRHPRGAGAFAKVLRLYVREQKRLTLAQAVHKMTGQTAEQLGIAGRGLLKPGYKADLVLFDPERVMDKATVENPAALAEGVALVIVNGTVVARDGKPTGANPGQFLQRGAK, from the coding sequence ATGCGCAAATTGGTGCTGATGCTGGCCGTTGGTCTGTTTGCGAGTGTATCGGCGCAGGCTTCGACGCTGGTCATCGGAGCAATGGTGATCGACGGCACCGGTGCGCCAGGGCGTAAAACCGCCGTGCGGATCGACGGGGACCGCATCCTTGCGGTCGGCCCGCTCAAGCCGCGCAAGAGCGAGACGGTGATCGACGCGCATGGCCTTGTCCTTGCGCCCGGCTTCATCGATGCGCACAGCCACCATGACCGGGGCGACTATTCCGACCCGGCCATGCCGCCGGTCGTGGCGCAGGGCGTGACGACCATCGTTATCGGGCAGGACGGCGAGAGCGACGCGCCGTTTGCCGAAGTCGCCGCAAAATTCAGGATGCATCCCGCCGCCATAAACGTCGCCAGCTACACCGGCCATGGCCTGCTCCGCGAGAGAGTGATGGGGACGGACTACAAGCGCTACGCGACGCCTGCCGAAGTGGCGGCTATGCAGAAGCTGCTGGCCGCAGACATGGCAGCAGGCTCGCTCGGGCTGTCCACCGGGCTGGAATACGATCCCGGCATCTATTCGGCACATGAGGAAGTGCTGGCGTTGGCCCGCACGGCGGCGGCAGCCGGTGGGCGCTACATAAGCCACATGCGCAACGAAGACGTCGCCTTCGACGCCGCGCTCGACGAACTGCTCGACATCGGCCTCAAGACCGGCATCCCGGTGCAGGTCTCGCACATCAAGCTTGGCGTGGTCGATAAATGGGGCACCGCCAAGGATGTTTTGGCAAAGCTCGATGCGGCGCGCGCACATGGCATTGACGTGACGGCGGACGTCTATCCTTATGAATACTGGCAATCGACGCTGACTGTGCTGTTCCCCAACCGCGACTACACCGACATCGAGGCCGCCCGCTTCGCCCTGGCCCACCTGACCACGCCACAGGGCATGCTGCTCGGCTTCTATGCGCCCGATCCCTCCCTTGTCGGCAAAACAATTGCGGATGTGGCGATGATGCGCGGCGAGGAGCCGGCGAAGACCTATCTCTGGTTGATCCAGACCGCCGAGGCTTGGCGCGCAACCCATCCCGATGGCGGGCGGGCCGAGGCGGTGATCGGCACCGCGATGGACCCGCGCGACGTCGCAGACTTCATCGCCTGGGACTTCAGCGTCATCTGCTCGGACGGTGCCATTGGCTCGCGTCACCCACGCGGGGCGGGAGCCTTTGCCAAGGTGCTGCGGCTCTACGTGCGCGAACAGAAGCGGCTGACACTGGCGCAGGCGGTCCACAAGATGACCGGCCAGACCGCCGAACAACTCGGCATCGCCGGGCGCGGTCTGCTCAAGCCCGGCTATAAGGCCGACCTCGTCCTGTTCGATCCCGAGCGGGTGATGGACAAGGCAACGGTGGAAAACCCTGCCGCGCTGGCGGAAGGCGTGGCGCTGGTCATCGTCAACGGCACTGTTGTTGCACGCGATGGCAAGCCGACCGGTGCCAATCCCGGACAGTTCCTGCAGCGCGGGGCAAAGTGA
- the bla gene encoding subclass B3 metallo-beta-lactamase, with protein MAAGTLAALLAPVSVSAQAAQDPLTKPIIGSHTAEWLAPAPPEKIFGKSYLVGFGGLSVALIDTGAGLILIDGALPQAAPAILNNVRRLGFRPRDIKYILSTEPHFDHAGGIAALARDTGATVLASPRGAQGLMAGRMASDDPQRGYNSSWPAVAKVQTIRGGQTLRLGNTTVTALATPGHTMGSMSWRWQSCEGRACRTIVFAASLNPVSTDDYRYTAPRARPIVAGFQSSYTTMSATPCDILISAHPDNAGKGRYNNQPGACRAYVERSRKALNQRIKSERGHAQAAEHPELRQ; from the coding sequence ATGGCAGCGGGCACATTGGCAGCTTTGTTGGCCCCTGTCAGCGTATCGGCGCAAGCCGCCCAGGACCCGCTGACAAAGCCGATCATCGGCTCCCATACCGCCGAATGGCTGGCCCCGGCGCCGCCGGAGAAGATCTTTGGCAAGAGTTATCTTGTGGGGTTTGGTGGCCTGAGCGTCGCCTTGATTGATACAGGCGCGGGCCTGATTCTGATCGACGGCGCCTTGCCGCAAGCTGCACCCGCCATCCTCAACAATGTCAGGCGGCTGGGCTTTCGCCCGCGCGACATCAAATATATTCTGAGCACCGAACCCCATTTCGACCATGCGGGCGGCATTGCCGCACTGGCGCGCGACACAGGCGCCACCGTCCTTGCCAGTCCGCGCGGCGCGCAAGGGCTGATGGCGGGGCGCATGGCGTCCGACGATCCGCAGCGTGGCTATAATTCCTCCTGGCCGGCGGTTGCAAAGGTGCAGACGATCCGTGGCGGCCAGACCTTGCGGCTGGGGAACACGACAGTCACCGCGCTGGCGACGCCGGGCCATACGATGGGGAGCATGAGCTGGCGCTGGCAATCGTGCGAAGGGCGGGCATGCCGGACGATTGTGTTCGCCGCGAGCTTGAACCCGGTTTCGACCGACGATTATCGCTATACCGCGCCGCGCGCCCGCCCGATCGTCGCCGGTTTCCAAAGTAGCTATACCACGATGAGCGCGACGCCCTGCGACATCCTGATTTCCGCTCATCCCGACAATGCGGGCAAAGGCCGATACAACAACCAGCCCGGCGCCTGCCGCGCCTATGTCGAGCGTTCACGCAAGGCGCTGAATCAACGCATAAAGTCGGAGCGGGGCCACGCCCAAGCCGCTGAACATCCTGAATTACGGCAGTAA